A stretch of Lathyrus oleraceus cultivar Zhongwan6 chromosome 6, CAAS_Psat_ZW6_1.0, whole genome shotgun sequence DNA encodes these proteins:
- the LOC127091153 gene encoding probable glutathione S-transferase yields MTEVKLHGFWYSPFTFRVVWTLNLKGIPYEHIEEDRFNKSPQLLQYNPVYKKTPVLVHDGKPICESMLIVEYIDEIWLQNSLLPADSYDRAQARFWVKYVDDMFSGIAAHFRSRSDEEREEAKEIIWERLGVVEDLCLGDERKFYGGDAINIVDIALGSFVKFIEVQEDMFDVKILQSERFPRLKLWFNNFKDVPIIKENTPGQEELVAFLKTLIEKMMARK; encoded by the exons ATGACAGAGGTGAAACTGCATGGATTTTGGTATAGTCCTTTTACTTTTAGGGTAGTATGGACCCTAAATCTGAAGGGTATACCATATGAGCACATAGAAGAAGATCGTTTCAATAAGAGTCCTCAACTTCTTCAATATAACCCAGTATACAAAAAGACTCCAGTGCTAGTTCATGATGGAAAACCCATATGTGAATCCATGCTCATTGTTGAATACATTGATGAGATATGGCTACAGAATTCATTGCTTCCTGCTGATTCATATGACAGAGCTCAAGCACGGTTTTGGGTTAAATATGTTGATGACATG TTTTCAGGAATTGCGGCGCACTTTCGTAGCAGAAGCGATGAAGAGAGAGAGGAGGCGAAAGAGATTATATGGGAGCGACTCGGAGTTGTTGAGGATCTGTGTCTGGGAGATGAGAGGAAATTCTATGGGGGAGATGCCATTAACATTGTAGACATAGCTCTTGGATCTTTTGTCAAGTTTATTGAGGTTCAAGAGGATATGTTTGATGTGAAGATCTTGCAAAGTGAGAGGTTTCCTCGCTTGAAATTATGGTTTAATAATTTCAAGGATGTTCCGATCATTAAAGAAAATACCCCTGGTCAAGAGGAGTTGGTGGCTTTTTTAAAGACTCTTATTGAAAAAATGATGGCAAGGAAATAG